The following are from one region of the Hydrogenophaga sp. BPS33 genome:
- a CDS encoding nucleotidyltransferase family protein → MKTGFVILAAGAGRRMGGVAKCLLELEGRSLLERLLTHLQPLRGKARHDLVLVLGHHAHDIQAHVARLPPAIEPLCVINPRPEDDTASSLRAGLRALAHDVQQVVVLLADQPLIDTADVQAALDAFAARGPGIRVQVPRVHGQPGHPVIFDAHVRQALIGPLQPSLRQWRAAHPEAVRLWAVDNPHYTRDLDTPADLNELVRETRWSWRWPG, encoded by the coding sequence ATGAAAACCGGTTTCGTCATCCTCGCGGCCGGCGCGGGCCGGCGCATGGGCGGCGTCGCCAAATGCCTGCTGGAGCTCGAAGGCCGCAGCCTGCTGGAGCGCCTGCTCACCCACCTGCAGCCGCTGCGCGGCAAGGCACGGCACGACCTGGTGCTGGTGCTCGGCCACCACGCACACGACATCCAGGCCCATGTGGCCCGGTTGCCGCCAGCGATCGAGCCGCTGTGCGTGATCAACCCACGCCCGGAAGACGACACCGCGTCATCGTTGCGCGCCGGCCTGCGCGCCTTGGCGCACGACGTCCAGCAGGTGGTGGTCCTGCTGGCCGACCAGCCCCTGATCGACACGGCCGACGTGCAGGCCGCGCTGGACGCCTTCGCCGCGCGCGGTCCGGGCATCCGTGTGCAGGTGCCCCGGGTGCACGGTCAGCCAGGGCATCCGGTGATCTTCGACGCCCACGTGCGGCAAGCCCTGATCGGCCCACTGCAACCCAGCCTGCGCCAGTGGCGCGCCGCACACCCCGAGGCAGTGCGCCTGTGGGCCGTCGACAACCCCCACTACACGCGCGACCTGGACACCCCGGCCGACCTCAACGAGCTGGTGCGCGAGACCCGCTGGAGTTGGCGCTGGCCGGGCTAG
- a CDS encoding sigma-54-dependent Fis family transcriptional regulator: protein MTSQPLLPVSQPQRLAQIEHARQLVLEHRAPQAQPLLAPWVERSWQRCLTMGFEPRQHVAFAPVSTGAMQHALEANQLLLRAAAPVIQSLTRAMAHTRYFAILTDAHGVVINVNGPVDRNDPRAANIARVGVDLSERAVGTTAIGATLAELQPVWLHRGEHFYDDTSIYSCAGAPIWGPDGQCVGMLDLTGVNVIEQPALKHLVTQSARSIENALTLAQPHRLLLCLNWPGRVHGDDSDGLVCVDSDGLVAALNRPAADMLGVVPGMSPGHCSELFAVPVETLFDAARAQRGPVEVPLWSGLRLSVLAQLNPGGERGPVHSPHRGAPLKDVETALIRKAVDDARGNVKEAARALGISRATVYRKLGAQRERG, encoded by the coding sequence GTGACCTCACAGCCCCTGCTCCCGGTGTCCCAGCCCCAGCGGCTTGCCCAGATCGAGCATGCGCGCCAGCTGGTTCTGGAACACCGCGCACCGCAGGCACAGCCGCTGCTGGCGCCCTGGGTGGAGCGCTCGTGGCAGCGCTGCCTGACCATGGGCTTCGAGCCGCGCCAGCACGTCGCCTTCGCACCCGTGAGCACCGGCGCCATGCAGCATGCGCTGGAGGCCAACCAACTGCTGCTGCGCGCTGCGGCGCCGGTGATCCAGTCGCTCACCCGCGCCATGGCGCACACGCGCTACTTCGCCATCCTCACCGACGCGCACGGCGTGGTGATCAATGTCAACGGCCCGGTCGATCGCAACGACCCGCGGGCGGCCAACATCGCGCGCGTGGGCGTGGACCTGTCCGAACGCGCCGTGGGCACCACCGCCATCGGCGCCACGCTGGCCGAGCTGCAGCCGGTGTGGCTGCACCGGGGTGAACACTTCTACGACGACACCAGCATCTACAGTTGCGCGGGCGCGCCCATCTGGGGGCCGGATGGGCAGTGCGTCGGCATGCTCGACCTCACGGGCGTGAACGTGATCGAGCAACCCGCGCTCAAGCACCTCGTCACGCAATCGGCGCGCAGCATCGAAAACGCCCTCACCCTGGCCCAGCCGCACCGCCTGCTGCTGTGCCTGAACTGGCCCGGACGCGTGCATGGCGACGACAGCGATGGCCTGGTCTGCGTCGACAGCGACGGCCTGGTGGCCGCGCTCAACCGCCCCGCGGCGGACATGCTCGGCGTCGTGCCCGGCATGTCGCCCGGCCACTGCAGCGAACTGTTCGCGGTGCCGGTGGAGACGCTGTTCGACGCTGCGCGTGCGCAACGCGGACCGGTGGAAGTCCCCCTGTGGTCGGGCTTGCGCCTGAGCGTGCTGGCGCAACTCAATCCCGGCGGCGAACGCGGCCCTGTGCACAGCCCCCACCGCGGCGCGCCCCTCAAGGACGTGGAGACCGCGCTGATCCGCAAGGCGGTGGACGACGCGCGCGGCAACGTGAAGGAAGCCGCCCGCGCCCTGGGTATCAGCCGCGCCACGGTCTACCGCAAGCTGGGCGCGCAGCGCGAGCGGGGTTAG
- a CDS encoding TOBE domain-containing protein, translating into MASRKPNALKGLQALPQALVDSSADKRLDVLRQVAAGCSISQAAREVGISYKAAWQAIDTLSSLSGQPLVDRTVGGAGGGGAQITAQGQQLLALADALAQARQQVLTRFAGGRVLAAGLGLRTSMRNQLPCTVLRCEAVADDDPTVWVHAESAGGAVLRASVTRESADLLALEPGRPVLLLCKATAVIVATGSAPLESHDLATCRLGGKVERITAGGVRDEVVLALKGGGHWVGFAPHPFAARVGAVATASMGAASLVVALPE; encoded by the coding sequence ATGGCTTCCAGAAAACCCAATGCCCTCAAGGGCCTCCAGGCGCTGCCCCAGGCCCTGGTCGACAGCAGCGCCGACAAGCGCCTGGACGTGCTGCGCCAGGTCGCCGCGGGCTGCTCCATTTCGCAGGCGGCGCGCGAGGTGGGCATCAGCTACAAGGCAGCGTGGCAAGCGATCGACACGCTCTCCAGCCTGAGCGGGCAGCCGTTGGTGGACCGCACGGTGGGTGGCGCGGGTGGAGGTGGCGCGCAGATCACCGCGCAGGGTCAGCAACTGCTCGCGTTGGCCGATGCGCTGGCGCAGGCGCGTCAGCAGGTCTTGACGCGCTTTGCGGGGGGACGCGTCCTGGCCGCGGGACTGGGCCTGCGCACCAGCATGCGCAACCAGTTGCCCTGCACCGTGCTGCGTTGCGAAGCGGTGGCCGACGACGATCCCACCGTGTGGGTGCATGCCGAGAGCGCGGGCGGCGCCGTGCTGCGTGCGAGTGTCACGCGGGAAAGCGCGGATCTGCTGGCGCTCGAACCGGGTCGACCGGTGCTGCTCTTGTGCAAGGCCACGGCGGTGATCGTGGCAACGGGCTCAGCGCCGCTGGAGTCCCATGACCTCGCCACGTGCCGGCTCGGTGGCAAGGTCGAGCGCATCACCGCGGGCGGGGTGCGCGACGAAGTGGTGCTGGCGCTCAAGGGCGGCGGGCATTGGGTGGGTTTCGCACCACATCCTTTCGCCGCCAGGGTGGGTGCGGTGGCCACGGCGAGCATGGGCGCCGCTTCGCTGGTGGTGGCGCTGCCGGAATGA
- the modA gene encoding molybdate ABC transporter substrate-binding protein → MFARSFLRWQLLALAAMAGSLHAAEANVAVAANFADPIKAVASVLQKTTGHTLKITVGATGGLYAQIKNGAPFDVMLAADTKTPAQLETDGLAQPHSRFTYATGKLVLWSADAAKVDAQGSVLKGEDFRKLAIANPKTAPYGAAAVEVMNKLGLSAALTPKLVQGESIGQTYNFAHTGNAEIAFVAMSQVLNEGRLKNGSMWVVPQNLYAPIQQDAVLLKRAADNEAAVALMKLLKSDNIKTLIRSYGYSI, encoded by the coding sequence ATGTTCGCACGTTCTTTTCTGCGCTGGCAGCTGCTCGCCCTGGCTGCCATGGCCGGTTCGCTGCACGCGGCCGAAGCCAACGTGGCCGTGGCCGCCAACTTTGCCGACCCCATCAAGGCCGTGGCCTCGGTGTTGCAGAAGACCACCGGCCACACGCTGAAAATCACCGTGGGCGCAACCGGTGGCCTGTACGCCCAGATCAAGAACGGCGCGCCGTTCGACGTGATGCTGGCGGCCGACACCAAGACACCGGCCCAACTCGAAACCGATGGTCTGGCGCAACCCCACAGCCGTTTCACCTACGCCACGGGCAAGCTGGTGCTGTGGTCGGCCGACGCCGCCAAGGTCGACGCGCAAGGCAGCGTGCTCAAGGGCGAAGACTTTCGCAAGCTGGCCATCGCCAACCCCAAGACCGCGCCCTATGGCGCGGCGGCCGTGGAGGTGATGAACAAGCTCGGCCTGTCCGCCGCGCTCACGCCCAAGCTCGTGCAGGGCGAGAGCATCGGACAGACCTACAACTTCGCGCACACCGGCAACGCCGAGATCGCCTTCGTGGCCATGTCCCAGGTGTTGAACGAGGGCCGCCTCAAGAACGGCTCGATGTGGGTGGTGCCGCAGAACCTGTACGCGCCCATCCAGCAGGACGCGGTGCTGCTCAAGCGCGCCGCGGACAACGAAGCCGCCGTGGCGCTGATGAAGCTGCTCAAGAGCGACAACATCAAGACGCTGATCCGCTCGTACGGCTACAGTATTTGA
- the modB gene encoding molybdate ABC transporter permease subunit, with the protein MLLTPSDLQAIGLTLQVASLTTLILLLVGVPLAWWLARSPSAWSRPIGALVSMPLVLPPSVLGFYLLVLMGPHGPVGQWTQALGLGVLTFSFPGLVIASVFYSLPFMVQPVQNAMQSLGDRPLEAAASLRASPLDTFLTVVLPLCKPGLVTGVIMSFAHTVGEFGVVLMVGGNIPGVTRVISVQIFDHVEALEYGDAHRLAAIMLGFSFVVLLTLQLYNRRQRVRQA; encoded by the coding sequence GTGCTGCTCACCCCGTCCGACCTGCAGGCCATCGGCCTCACGCTCCAAGTCGCCAGCCTGACCACGCTGATCCTGCTGCTGGTGGGCGTGCCGCTGGCGTGGTGGCTGGCGCGCAGCCCGTCGGCGTGGAGCCGGCCCATCGGCGCGCTGGTGTCCATGCCGCTGGTGTTGCCACCCTCGGTGCTGGGGTTCTACCTGCTGGTGCTCATGGGGCCCCATGGCCCGGTGGGCCAATGGACCCAGGCACTCGGCCTGGGCGTGCTCACCTTCAGTTTCCCTGGCCTGGTGATCGCCTCGGTGTTCTACTCGCTGCCCTTCATGGTGCAACCGGTGCAGAACGCCATGCAGTCCCTGGGTGACCGCCCGCTGGAAGCCGCCGCGAGCCTGCGCGCCTCGCCGCTGGACACCTTCCTCACGGTGGTGCTGCCCCTGTGCAAACCGGGCCTGGTCACCGGCGTCATCATGAGCTTTGCGCACACCGTGGGCGAGTTCGGCGTGGTGCTCATGGTGGGTGGCAACATCCCGGGCGTGACACGCGTGATCTCGGTGCAGATCTTCGACCACGTCGAGGCGCTGGAATACGGGGATGCGCACCGCCTCGCGGCCATCATGCTGGGCTTTTCCTTCGTGGTCCTGCTCACCCTGCAGCTCTACAACCGGCGCCAGCGCGTCCGCCAGGCATGA
- the modC gene encoding molybdenum ABC transporter ATP-binding protein — MSAEGLQLCAKLQRPGFLLDVDLRLPARGVSVLFGPSGSGKTTCLRVLAGLEPKASGRVRVGDELWQDSAQRLMRPVHRRALGYVFQEASLFDHLNVQGNLMFGFKRTPVAERRHPWDHGLELLGIAHLLQRLPHELSGGERQRVAIARALATSPRVLLMDEPLAALDAARKAEILPWLEQLHERLDIPVVYVTHSPDELARLGDHVVLLDAGRVRAQGPVLDLITRLDLPLAHGDTAAALIDARAVGFSACDHLGEFEFDGGRLLLPQASALPALTPVRIRIQARDVSLSLQMPEQTSVLNVLPARVADIANDTPGHVLVGLQLGDGSRRARLLSRISELSARRLGLAPGVAVFAQIKGVALMR; from the coding sequence GTGAGCGCCGAAGGCTTGCAACTCTGCGCGAAGCTGCAGCGCCCCGGCTTCCTGCTCGACGTCGATCTGCGCCTGCCCGCGCGCGGGGTGAGCGTGCTGTTCGGCCCCTCGGGCTCGGGAAAAACCACCTGCCTGCGCGTGCTCGCCGGCCTGGAGCCCAAGGCCAGCGGCCGGGTGCGCGTGGGCGACGAGCTGTGGCAGGACAGCGCCCAGCGCCTCATGCGCCCGGTGCACCGGCGCGCGCTGGGCTACGTGTTCCAGGAAGCCAGCCTGTTCGACCACCTGAACGTGCAAGGCAACCTGATGTTCGGCTTCAAGCGCACGCCCGTGGCGGAACGCCGCCACCCCTGGGACCATGGGCTCGAATTGCTCGGTATCGCCCACCTGTTGCAACGCTTGCCGCACGAACTCTCGGGTGGTGAGCGCCAGCGTGTGGCCATCGCGCGCGCACTGGCCACGAGCCCGCGCGTGCTGTTGATGGACGAGCCGCTGGCGGCTCTGGACGCCGCGCGCAAGGCCGAGATCCTGCCCTGGCTGGAGCAACTGCACGAGCGGCTCGACATCCCGGTGGTCTACGTCACGCACTCGCCCGACGAACTCGCACGCCTGGGCGACCACGTGGTGCTGCTGGACGCGGGCCGCGTGCGCGCGCAAGGCCCGGTGCTGGACCTGATCACGCGCCTGGACCTGCCGCTGGCGCATGGCGACACGGCCGCCGCGCTCATCGATGCCCGTGCCGTGGGCTTCTCGGCCTGCGACCACCTGGGCGAGTTCGAGTTCGATGGCGGCCGCCTGCTCTTGCCACAGGCCAGTGCCCTGCCCGCGCTGACCCCGGTGCGCATCCGCATCCAGGCGCGCGACGTGAGTCTCTCCTTGCAGATGCCGGAGCAGACCAGCGTGCTCAACGTATTGCCGGCCCGTGTGGCCGACATCGCGAACGACACCCCGGGCCACGTGCTGGTGGGCCTGCAACTGGGCGACGGCTCCCGGCGAGCGCGCCTGCTCTCGCGCATCAGCGAGCTCTCGGCGCGCCGGCTCGGGCTGGCGCCAGGCGTGGCGGTCTTCGCGCAGATCAAAGGCGTGGCGCTCATGCGCTGA
- a CDS encoding CHRD domain-containing protein: MNTFFQRRTVATLFAGAVIATLAGCAQVSSMASKVTGGLPLSGAQEVPPVNTSATGTSTIAIAGDGSVAGSVKTTGIVATMAHIHMGPAGQNGPVIVPLTKSGDNEWSVPSGAKLTPAQLAAHKSGSLYVNVHSDAHKGGEIRAQLKP, translated from the coding sequence ATGAACACCTTCTTCCAACGGCGCACGGTTGCCACCCTGTTCGCCGGCGCCGTCATCGCCACCCTGGCGGGCTGCGCCCAGGTCAGCAGCATGGCCAGCAAGGTCACCGGCGGCCTGCCGCTCTCGGGCGCACAGGAAGTGCCACCGGTCAACACCTCGGCCACCGGCACCTCCACCATCGCGATCGCAGGCGATGGCAGCGTTGCCGGCAGCGTCAAGACCACCGGCATCGTGGCGACCATGGCCCATATCCACATGGGCCCTGCCGGGCAGAACGGCCCGGTGATCGTGCCCCTCACGAAGTCGGGCGACAACGAGTGGAGCGTTCCATCGGGAGCAAAGCTCACGCCAGCGCAACTCGCCGCCCACAAGTCGGGCTCGCTATACGTGAACGTGCACTCCGACGCTCACAAGGGCGGCGAGATCCGCGCCCAACTCAAACCCTGA
- a CDS encoding DUF3597 family protein, giving the protein MGFFSNILEKLGMSSAAAAPVITPAAPAPSASAPAAAPAPAAAPAVASITMVDVMSLMEQKAKANPQKLNWKTSIVDLLKLLDLDSSLEARKQLAKELYCPDELMGDSAKMNMWLHKNVLAHIAANGGNVPKELFS; this is encoded by the coding sequence ATGGGATTTTTCAGCAACATTCTTGAGAAGCTCGGCATGTCGTCCGCCGCGGCGGCACCAGTCATCACGCCTGCGGCGCCAGCACCCAGCGCCTCGGCACCCGCCGCCGCGCCTGCACCAGCAGCAGCCCCGGCCGTGGCTTCGATCACCATGGTCGACGTGATGAGCCTGATGGAGCAGAAGGCCAAGGCCAATCCCCAGAAGCTCAACTGGAAGACCTCCATTGTCGATCTGCTCAAGCTGCTCGATCTCGACAGCAGCCTGGAGGCCCGCAAGCAGCTGGCCAAGGAGCTCTACTGCCCCGACGAGCTGATGGGCGACTCGGCCAAGATGAACATGTGGTTGCACAAGAACGTGCTGGCGCACATTGCGGCCAACGGTGGCAATGTGCCGAAGGAGTTGTTCAGCTGA
- a CDS encoding nitroreductase family protein — MTQADTTDPLAGLLTRFSVGPKHLARPAPSLEALRRMAEAALRAPDHAGLVPFRFAAIRGDARSRLADLYEQAALLAGKDAQEAQRDRSRALDAPLLVAVIARIDPGHPVATEHEQWMAVGGALTNFMNAAHALGYAGKMLSGAKVRAAPVVAAFCGPGERLVGWVVLGTAGKSGAPKFKKPAPDEVLSDWMPPA, encoded by the coding sequence GTGACCCAGGCCGACACGACCGATCCCCTGGCGGGCTTGCTCACCCGTTTTTCGGTCGGGCCCAAACACCTTGCGCGGCCCGCGCCCTCGCTGGAGGCGCTGCGGCGCATGGCCGAGGCCGCCCTGCGCGCGCCCGACCATGCCGGTCTGGTTCCGTTTCGTTTTGCGGCCATCCGTGGCGACGCGCGCAGCCGCCTGGCCGATCTGTACGAGCAGGCCGCGCTGCTGGCGGGCAAGGACGCGCAGGAGGCCCAACGCGACCGCAGCCGTGCCCTGGATGCCCCCCTGCTGGTGGCCGTGATCGCGCGCATCGACCCGGGGCACCCGGTGGCCACGGAGCACGAGCAGTGGATGGCCGTGGGGGGGGCGCTCACCAACTTCATGAACGCGGCGCACGCGTTGGGCTATGCGGGCAAGATGCTGTCCGGCGCCAAGGTGCGCGCGGCGCCCGTGGTGGCCGCATTCTGCGGTCCGGGGGAGCGTCTGGTGGGATGGGTGGTGTTGGGCACCGCTGGAAAATCCGGGGCACCCAAATTCAAGAAGCCCGCGCCTGACGAGGTGTTGAGCGACTGGATGCCGCCGGCCTGA
- the coaBC gene encoding bifunctional phosphopantothenoylcysteine decarboxylase/phosphopantothenate--cysteine ligase CoaBC, translating to MNDLAGKHIVLGLCGGIACYKAAELCRALVKDGATVQVVMTEAAEQFMTAVTMQALSGRPVFTSQWDARTSGGMDNNMAHINLTREADAVVVAPASADFMAKLVHGRADDLLSLMCLARPLESVPLILAPAMNREMWAHPATQRNVKQLRADGATVLDVGAGEQACGEVGDGRMLEPEEMLYDIVRFFQPKPLAGQHVLVSAGPTFEAIDPVRGLTNLSSGKMGFAIARAAHEAGAQVTLVAGPVGLPTPRGVGRVNVKSAQNMQKSLELLVPSATVFVSAAAVADWRPATSAEQKIKKDGSGQVPTLSFVENPDILAGIAASARARSGELYCVGFAAESHDLEEHAQAKRVRKGVPLLVGNIGPATFGQDDNALLLVDEHGLTELPRASKLALARQLVGEIARRLQP from the coding sequence ATGAACGACCTTGCTGGAAAACACATCGTCCTGGGCCTCTGCGGAGGCATTGCCTGCTACAAGGCCGCCGAACTCTGCCGGGCACTGGTGAAAGACGGTGCGACGGTGCAGGTGGTCATGACGGAGGCGGCCGAACAATTCATGACCGCCGTGACCATGCAGGCGCTCTCGGGCCGGCCGGTCTTCACCTCGCAGTGGGACGCGCGCACCTCGGGCGGCATGGACAACAACATGGCTCACATCAACCTCACCCGCGAGGCCGATGCCGTGGTGGTCGCACCCGCCAGCGCGGACTTCATGGCCAAGCTGGTGCACGGCCGGGCCGACGACCTGCTCAGCCTGATGTGCCTGGCCCGGCCGCTGGAATCGGTACCTTTGATCCTGGCCCCGGCCATGAACCGCGAGATGTGGGCACACCCGGCCACCCAGCGCAACGTGAAGCAGCTGCGCGCCGACGGCGCGACCGTGCTCGACGTGGGCGCGGGCGAGCAGGCCTGCGGCGAAGTCGGCGACGGCCGCATGCTCGAACCGGAGGAAATGCTTTACGACATCGTGCGCTTCTTCCAGCCCAAGCCGCTCGCGGGCCAGCACGTGCTGGTGAGCGCCGGCCCGACCTTCGAGGCGATCGACCCGGTTCGCGGCCTGACCAACCTCTCCAGCGGCAAGATGGGCTTTGCCATCGCGCGCGCCGCGCACGAGGCTGGGGCGCAGGTCACGCTGGTGGCGGGCCCCGTGGGCTTGCCCACGCCGCGTGGGGTCGGGCGGGTGAATGTGAAGTCGGCTCAGAACATGCAGAAGAGCCTGGAGCTGCTGGTGCCCAGCGCGACGGTGTTCGTGTCGGCCGCGGCGGTGGCCGACTGGCGCCCGGCCACCTCGGCCGAGCAGAAGATCAAGAAAGACGGCTCGGGTCAGGTGCCCACGCTGTCGTTCGTGGAGAACCCGGACATCCTGGCCGGCATCGCGGCCTCCGCGCGGGCGCGCAGCGGTGAGCTCTACTGCGTGGGTTTCGCGGCCGAGAGCCACGATCTGGAAGAGCATGCCCAGGCCAAGCGCGTGCGCAAGGGCGTGCCGCTGCTGGTGGGCAACATCGGTCCGGCGACCTTCGGCCAGGACGACAACGCGCTGCTGCTGGTCGACGAGCACGGCCTGACCGAGTTGCCCCGCGCATCCAAGCTGGCATTGGCGCGCCAGCTGGTGGGCGAGATCGCGCGCCGCTTGCAGCCGTGA
- a CDS encoding CTP synthase — translation MTKFVFVTGGVVSSLGKGIASASLAALLESRGLKVTLIKLDPYINVDPGTMSPFQHGEVFVTDDGAETDLDLGHYERFIETRMKQSNNFTTGKIYQSVLEKERRGDYLGKTVQVIPHVTNEIQEFIQRGAGIGTPDAVDVAIVEIGGTVGDIESLPFLEAVRQMSLRLGPNNSAFLHLSYLPWIGAAGELKTKPTQHTAKELRAIGIQADALLCRADRRVPDEERAKISLFSNVPEWGVISMWDVDTIYKVPRMLHEQGLDGLICDKLRLNTPPANLKRWDDLVYEVEHPKHTVKIAMVGKYVDLSDSYKSLNEALRHAGMKNHAKAQIEYIDSETIEPGNVAKILGKFDAILVPGGFGKRGVEGKICAARYARENKVPYLGICLGMQVATIEYARHVAGLKDANSTEFEAHAPHPVIALITEWKDADGSIQQRSASSDLGGTMRLGAQSSDIAPGTLAHQIYGPVVTERHRHRYEANVNYLDQLRKAGLVISALTQREHLTEIVELPQDVHPWYMGVQFHPEFKSTPWDGHPLFNAYVTAALAHQAQTRAKTPIAA, via the coding sequence ATGACCAAATTTGTGTTCGTTACCGGCGGTGTGGTGTCCTCATTGGGCAAGGGCATAGCCTCCGCATCTCTCGCCGCTCTCCTCGAGTCCCGCGGCCTCAAAGTTACCCTCATCAAGCTCGACCCGTACATCAACGTGGACCCGGGCACCATGTCCCCCTTCCAGCACGGCGAGGTCTTCGTGACCGACGACGGCGCCGAAACCGACCTGGACCTGGGCCACTACGAGCGTTTCATCGAAACGCGGATGAAGCAGTCCAACAACTTCACCACCGGCAAGATCTACCAGTCGGTGCTGGAGAAGGAACGCCGGGGCGACTACCTCGGCAAGACGGTGCAGGTGATCCCGCACGTCACCAATGAAATTCAGGAATTCATCCAGCGCGGCGCGGGCATCGGCACGCCCGATGCGGTGGACGTGGCCATTGTGGAAATCGGCGGCACCGTAGGCGACATCGAGTCCCTGCCCTTCCTCGAAGCCGTGCGCCAGATGAGCCTGCGCCTGGGCCCGAACAACTCGGCCTTCCTGCACCTGAGCTACCTGCCCTGGATCGGCGCGGCCGGCGAGCTCAAGACCAAGCCCACGCAGCACACCGCCAAGGAACTACGCGCCATCGGCATCCAGGCCGACGCCCTGCTCTGCCGTGCCGACCGCCGCGTGCCCGATGAAGAGCGCGCCAAGATCTCGCTGTTCTCCAACGTGCCCGAGTGGGGCGTGATCTCCATGTGGGACGTGGACACCATCTACAAGGTGCCGCGCATGCTGCACGAACAGGGCCTGGACGGCCTGATCTGCGACAAGCTGCGCCTGAACACGCCACCGGCCAACCTCAAGCGCTGGGACGATCTGGTGTACGAGGTCGAGCACCCGAAGCACACGGTGAAGATCGCCATGGTCGGCAAATACGTCGACCTGTCGGACAGCTACAAGTCGCTCAACGAAGCGCTGCGCCACGCCGGCATGAAGAACCACGCCAAGGCGCAGATCGAGTACATCGATTCGGAAACCATCGAGCCTGGCAACGTCGCGAAAATTCTCGGCAAGTTCGACGCCATCCTGGTGCCCGGCGGCTTCGGCAAGCGCGGCGTAGAAGGCAAGATCTGCGCGGCGCGCTACGCCCGCGAGAACAAGGTGCCCTACCTCGGCATCTGCCTGGGCATGCAGGTCGCCACCATCGAATACGCCCGCCACGTGGCGGGCCTGAAGGACGCCAACAGCACCGAGTTCGAGGCCCATGCGCCGCACCCGGTGATCGCGCTCATCACCGAATGGAAAGACGCCGACGGCAGCATCCAGCAGCGCAGCGCCAGCTCCGATCTGGGCGGCACCATGCGCCTGGGCGCACAAAGCTCCGACATCGCACCCGGAACCCTGGCACACCAGATCTACGGTCCGGTGGTCACCGAGCGCCACCGCCACCGCTACGAAGCCAACGTGAACTACCTCGACCAGCTGCGCAAGGCCGGCCTGGTGATCTCAGCGCTCACGCAGCGCGAGCACCTGACCGAAATCGTCGAGCTACCGCAGGACGTACACCCCTGGTACATGGGCGTGCAGTTCCACCCCGAGTTCAAGTCCACCCCCTGGGATGGGCACCCGCTCTTCAACGCCTACGTGACGGCCGCCCTGGCCCACCAGGCGCAGACCCGCGCCAAGACGCCCATCGCGGCCTGA
- the kdsA gene encoding 3-deoxy-8-phosphooctulonate synthase, with translation MKLCDFDIGLDRPFFLIAGPCVIESEQLQMDVAGQLKEITGSLGIPFIFKSSFDKANRSSGTSYRGPGRDKGLEILAKVKRELGVPVLTDVHSEDDIADAAKVCDVLQTPAFLCRQTDFIRAVAQSGKPVNIKKGQFLAPHDMKNVIDKARAAAKEAGLNEDNFMACERGASFGYNNLVSDMRALAIMRETGAPVVFDATHSVQLPGGQGTSSGGQRDMVPVLARAAVAVGVAGLFMETHPDPANALSDGPNAVPLKHMKALLETLLALDTVTKKNGFLEDHFNA, from the coding sequence ATGAAACTCTGCGACTTCGACATCGGCCTGGACCGGCCGTTCTTCCTGATCGCCGGTCCTTGTGTGATCGAGTCCGAGCAATTGCAGATGGACGTGGCAGGCCAACTGAAAGAGATCACCGGCAGCCTCGGCATTCCCTTCATCTTCAAAAGCAGTTTCGACAAGGCCAACCGCAGCAGCGGCACCAGCTACCGCGGCCCGGGGCGCGACAAGGGTCTGGAAATTCTGGCCAAGGTCAAGCGCGAACTCGGCGTGCCGGTGCTCACCGACGTGCACAGCGAAGACGACATCGCCGATGCCGCGAAGGTTTGCGACGTGCTGCAGACGCCCGCCTTCCTGTGCCGTCAGACCGACTTCATCCGCGCCGTGGCGCAAAGCGGCAAGCCAGTGAACATCAAGAAGGGCCAGTTCCTCGCGCCGCACGACATGAAGAACGTGATCGACAAGGCGCGCGCGGCCGCCAAAGAAGCCGGCCTGAACGAAGACAACTTCATGGCCTGCGAGCGCGGTGCGAGCTTTGGCTACAACAACCTGGTCTCCGATATGCGCGCCCTGGCCATCATGCGCGAGACCGGCGCGCCGGTGGTGTTCGACGCCACGCACAGCGTGCAGTTGCCCGGCGGGCAAGGCACCAGCAGCGGCGGGCAGCGCGACATGGTGCCGGTGTTGGCGCGCGCGGCGGTCGCCGTGGGCGTGGCGGGCCTGTTCATGGAAACCCACCCCGACCCGGCCAATGCCCTGTCCGACGGCCCCAACGCCGTGCCGCTCAAGCACATGAAAGCGCTGCTGGAAACCCTGCTCGCGCTCGACACCGTCACCAAGAAGAACGGTTTTCTTGAAGACCACTTCAACGCCTGA